Proteins found in one Hoplias malabaricus isolate fHopMal1 chromosome 17, fHopMal1.hap1, whole genome shotgun sequence genomic segment:
- the tmem144b gene encoding transmembrane protein 144b isoform X2, whose amino-acid sequence MDEIFGFLSCLAAVVLYGSYIVPVKMVDTGDGMFFQWTSCASIWVMSFVGDILFCSTKAPPTAMIGGVIWATGNIGSVPMVKCIGLGLGMLFWASNVLLVGWASSRFGLFGLYPEDVPKPLLNYCGAGLCLLSAFILFFVKSDVQQPMSSETTPILIEERSLSDIPRPSDSWVDTFSQKTKRQLGCFIAVVSGLLFGCSFVPMLYIKHHTSNNSSVFTGSSQIDFDYCFAQSSGIFLTSTVYFFIYCVAMKNKPRIYPRAILPGFLAGLMWSIATYCWLLANYFLGPVLTFPIVTAGYGLVAALWGSVVFKEVKGFGNELLFALASCVVLAGALLTVFSAI is encoded by the exons ATGGACGAAATCTTTGGCTTCCTGAGCTGTTTGGCAGCAGTGGTGCTCTATGGAAGTTACATTGTCCCAGTTAAGATGGTAGACACTGGAGATG gAATGTTTTTCCAGTGGACTTCCTGTGCTTCAATTTGGGTGATGTCATTTGTGGGGGACATTTTGTTTTGCTCTACCAAAGCCCCTCCAACCGCCATGATAGGAGGGGTCATTTGGGCCACtg GAAATATCGGCTCTGTTCCTATGGTGAAATGCATTGGCCTTGGGCTTGGGATGCTGTTTTGGGCATCTAATGTATTGCTAGTTGGATGGGCAAGTTCAAG ATTCGGTCTGTTTGGACTTTATCCCGAGGATGTCCCTAAGCCACTGCTAAACTACTGTGGGGCTGGTCTCTGTTTACTCAG TGCCTTCATATTATTCTTTGTGAAAAGTGACGTGCAGCAGCCCATGTCATCGGAAACAACACCGATTCTGATAGAAGAG AGGTCACTTTCAGACATCCCTCGTCCAAGTGACTCCTGGGTGGACACATTCTCTCAGAAGACGAAAAGACAACT TGGTTGCTTTATTGCTGTCGTGTCAGGTCTGCTCTTTGGCTGTTCATTTGTCCCCATGCTTTACATTAAACACCATACTTCCAACAACAGCAGCGTGTTCACTGGATCCAGTCAGATTG attttgATTACTGTTTTGCCCAGAGCAGTGGAATATTCCTCACCAGCACAGTGTACTTCTTCATCTACTGTGTTGCTATGAAGAACAAGCCACGGATTTACCCTAGAGCCATCTTACCAG GTTTTTTAGCAGGTTTAATGTGGAGTATAGCCACGTACTGCTGGCTCCTGGCTAACTACTTCCTGGGCCCTGTGCTGACCTTCCCGATAGTTACAGCT ggTTATGGTTTAGTGGCTGCTCTTTGGGGAAGCGTTGTCTTTAAGGAAGTCAAA GGCTTTGGAAATGAGCTGCTGTTTGCTTTGGCCTCATGTGTGGTGCTGGCTGGTGCTCTGCTTACGGTCTTCTCTGCAATCTGA
- the tmem144b gene encoding transmembrane protein 144b isoform X1, whose translation MNSSGLQITLPFVILLGFYCSSILTVGGEVEDLSEVDKAHPTFMDEIFGFLSCLAAVVLYGSYIVPVKMVDTGDGMFFQWTSCASIWVMSFVGDILFCSTKAPPTAMIGGVIWATGNIGSVPMVKCIGLGLGMLFWASNVLLVGWASSRFGLFGLYPEDVPKPLLNYCGAGLCLLSAFILFFVKSDVQQPMSSETTPILIEERSLSDIPRPSDSWVDTFSQKTKRQLGCFIAVVSGLLFGCSFVPMLYIKHHTSNNSSVFTGSSQIDFDYCFAQSSGIFLTSTVYFFIYCVAMKNKPRIYPRAILPGFLAGLMWSIATYCWLLANYFLGPVLTFPIVTAGYGLVAALWGSVVFKEVKGFGNELLFALASCVVLAGALLTVFSAI comes from the exons ATGAACTCCAGTGGGCTGCAGATAACTCTACCATTTGTAATACTGTTGGGCTTCTACTGTTCGTCCATACTGACCGTCGGGGGTGAAGTGGAAG ATCTCTCTGAAGTGGATAAAGCTCACCCCACGTTTATGGACGAAATCTTTGGCTTCCTGAGCTGTTTGGCAGCAGTGGTGCTCTATGGAAGTTACATTGTCCCAGTTAAGATGGTAGACACTGGAGATG gAATGTTTTTCCAGTGGACTTCCTGTGCTTCAATTTGGGTGATGTCATTTGTGGGGGACATTTTGTTTTGCTCTACCAAAGCCCCTCCAACCGCCATGATAGGAGGGGTCATTTGGGCCACtg GAAATATCGGCTCTGTTCCTATGGTGAAATGCATTGGCCTTGGGCTTGGGATGCTGTTTTGGGCATCTAATGTATTGCTAGTTGGATGGGCAAGTTCAAG ATTCGGTCTGTTTGGACTTTATCCCGAGGATGTCCCTAAGCCACTGCTAAACTACTGTGGGGCTGGTCTCTGTTTACTCAG TGCCTTCATATTATTCTTTGTGAAAAGTGACGTGCAGCAGCCCATGTCATCGGAAACAACACCGATTCTGATAGAAGAG AGGTCACTTTCAGACATCCCTCGTCCAAGTGACTCCTGGGTGGACACATTCTCTCAGAAGACGAAAAGACAACT TGGTTGCTTTATTGCTGTCGTGTCAGGTCTGCTCTTTGGCTGTTCATTTGTCCCCATGCTTTACATTAAACACCATACTTCCAACAACAGCAGCGTGTTCACTGGATCCAGTCAGATTG attttgATTACTGTTTTGCCCAGAGCAGTGGAATATTCCTCACCAGCACAGTGTACTTCTTCATCTACTGTGTTGCTATGAAGAACAAGCCACGGATTTACCCTAGAGCCATCTTACCAG GTTTTTTAGCAGGTTTAATGTGGAGTATAGCCACGTACTGCTGGCTCCTGGCTAACTACTTCCTGGGCCCTGTGCTGACCTTCCCGATAGTTACAGCT ggTTATGGTTTAGTGGCTGCTCTTTGGGGAAGCGTTGTCTTTAAGGAAGTCAAA GGCTTTGGAAATGAGCTGCTGTTTGCTTTGGCCTCATGTGTGGTGCTGGCTGGTGCTCTGCTTACGGTCTTCTCTGCAATCTGA